Proteins encoded by one window of Vitis riparia cultivar Riparia Gloire de Montpellier isolate 1030 chromosome 11, EGFV_Vit.rip_1.0, whole genome shotgun sequence:
- the LOC117925301 gene encoding BTB/POZ domain and ankyrin repeat-containing protein NPR1 — MDYRAALSDSNDFSGSSSICCIAATTESLSSEVSPPDISALRRLSENLESVFESPEFDFFTDARIVVAGGREVPVHRCILAARSVFFKAVLAGARKEKEAKFELKDLAKEFDVGYDSLVAVLGYLYSGRVGALPKGVCACVDDDCPHSACRPAVDFMVEVLYASFAFQISELVGLYQRRLMDILDKVASDDILVILSVANLCGKACDRLLARCIDIIIKSDVDVVTLERALPQEMVKRIVDSRLELGFEEPESTNFPDKHVKRIHRALDSDDVELVRMLLKEGHTTLDDAYALHYAVAFGDAKTTTELLDLGLADVNHKNHRGYTVLHIAAMRKEPKIIVSLLTKGARPTDITPDGRNALQIAKRLTRAVDYHKSTEEGKPSPKDQLCVEVLEQAERRDPLIGEASFSLAIAGDDLRMKLLYLENRVGLAKLLFPMEAKVAMDIAQVDGTSEFTLTAIRPRNLADAQRTTVDLNEAPFRIKEEHLNRLRALSKTVDLGKRFFPRCSEVLNKIMDADDLSDLAYLGNGTTEERLLKKRRYKELQDQLCKAFNEDKEENDKSRISSSSSSTSLGFGRTNSRLSCKK; from the exons ATGGACTACAGAGCTGCTCTCTCCGATTCCAACGACTTCAGTGGCAGTAGCAGCATCTGCTGCATCGCAGCCACCACCGAATCCCTTTCCTCGGAGGTTTCTCCGCCGGACATCTCGGCTCTCAGGCGCCTTTCGGAGAATCTCGAGTCGGTGTTCGAGTCCCCCGAGTTTGACTTCTTCACAGACGCCAGGATCGTGGTCGCCGGAGGCCGGGAGGTGCCGGTGCACCGGTGCATTCTTGCGGCGAGGAGCGTGTTTTTCAAGGCCGTGTTGGCGGGGGCGAGGAAGGAGAAGGAGGCGAAGTTCGAGCTGAAGGATTTGGCGAAGGAATTCGATGTTGGGTACGACTCGCTCGTGGCGGTTTTGGGGTATTTGTATAGTGGGAGAGTTGGGGCGTTGCCAAAAGGCGTTTGTGCGTGCGTTGATGATGATTGCCCCCACTCCGCTTGTAGGCCCGCTGTGGATTTCATGGTGGAGGTGCTCTATGCTTCTTTCGCTTTTCAGATCTCTGAATTGGTCGGCCTTTATCAG AGACGCCTGATGGACATTCTTGACAAGGTTGCTTCAGATGACATTTTAGTGATTCTATCTGTTGCTAATCTGTGTGGTAAAGCATGTGATAGATTGTTAGCGAGGTGTATTGACATTATCATCAAATCTGATGTGGATGTCGTGACTCTGGAGAGGGCCTTGCCCCAAGAAATGGTGAAACGGATTGTGGATTCGCGATTGGAGCTTGGCTTTGAGGAGCCTGAAAGCACCAATTTTCCTGACAAACATGTGAAGAGGATACACCGGGCTCTGGATTCAGATGATGTTGAATTGGTGAGGATGCTACTGAAAGAGGGACATACTACTCTAGATGATGCATATGCCCTTCACTATGCTGTGGCATTTGGTGATGCAAAGACCACAACCGAGCTTCTTGATCTTGGACTTGCTGATGTTAACCATAAAAATCATAGGGGCTATACTGTGCTACACATTGCTGCAATGCGGAAAGAGCCCAAGATTATAGTATCCCTTCTTACTAAGGGAGCTCGGCCAACTGATATCACGCCAGACGGTAGAAATGCACTGCAAATAGCAAAGAGGCTCACCAGGGCTGTGGATTACCATAAGTCTACTGAGGAAGGAAAACCTTCTCCCAAGGATCAGTTGTGCGTAGAGGTATTGGAGCAAGCGGAAAGACGAGATCCATTGATAGGGGAGGCTTCGTTTTCTCTTGCTATAGCAGGCGATGATCTGCGAATGAAGCTGTTGTACCTCGAAAATAGAG TTGGACTAGCAAAACTTCTATTCCCCATGGAAGCTAAAGTGGCAATGGATATTGCACAAGTGGATGGCACTTCTGAGTTTACACTCACTGCAATCAGGCCTAGGAATTTGGCTGATGCCCAGAGGACAACTGTGGACTTAAACGAGGCGCCTTTCAGAATTAAAGAGGAGCACCTAAATAGGCTAAGAGCACTGTCCAAAACTG TGGACCTTGGGAAACGCTTTTTCCCTAGATGCTCAGAAGTACTCAACAAGATCATGGATGCCGATGACTTATCAGATTTGGCATACCTGGGCAACGGCACTACAGAGGAGCGACTTCTGAAGAAGAGGAGGTACAAGGAACTCCAGGACCAACTGTGCAAGGCATTCAATGAAGACAAAGAGGAGAATGATAAGTCTAGGAtatcatcctcatcatcatccaCATCTCTAGGGTTTGGAAGGACTAACAGTAGACTCTCTTGCAAGAAGTAA
- the LOC117924599 gene encoding uncharacterized protein LOC117924599: MDDHPPPPDKYVKKPNSMERAKEEIEEVLHTENSSHHHKETHGMRDDIDEKTPLNEVKAPNVFERAKEEIEALVQTIHSKKEPELHVTTSNNEMLPTEKSPHHFKETHGMREDIDENTPMNDVKAPNVFERAKEEIEALVQTIHPKKESEIHVPASTGEENDVKAPDLIERAKEEIEAIMHTKKSPPHHHEETHGMSDDIDENTPIDEVKGPSVFQRAKEELEALAQTIHPKKEPSDLVSSPKEGGFRFYIRKGLEKVRSPWASKKN; this comes from the exons ATGGATGACCACCCACCACCGCCAG ataaatatgtaaaaaaacccaattcaatgGAGAGGGCTAAGGAAGAGATTGAAGAAGTGTTGCATACTGAGAATTCATCTCACCATCATAAGGAGACACATGGAATGAGGGATGACATTGATGAGAAAACCCCATTGAATGAGGTTAAAGCCCCAAATGTGTTTGAGAGAGCCAAGGAGGAGATTGAGGCTCTTGTTCAGACAATTCATTCGAAAAAGGAGCCTGAACTTCATGTAACAACTTCAAATAATGAAATGCTGCCTACTGAGAAATCACCCCACCATTTCAAGGAAACTCATGGAATGCGGGAGGACATTGATGAGAACACCCCCATGAATGATGTCAAAGCTCCAAATGTGTTTGAACGGGCGAAGGAGGAGATTGAGGCTCTTGTTCAGACAATTCACCCAAAGAAAGAATCTGAAATTCATGTCCCAGCTTCGACTGGGGAAG AGAATGATGTAAAGGCACCCGATTTAATTGAAAGAGCCAAGGAAGAGATTGAAGCAATAATGCACACCAAGAAGTCACCACCCCATCATCATGAAGAAACACATGGAATGAGTGATGATATTGATGAGAACACCCCAATCGATGAAGTTAAAGGTCCGAGTGTGTTCCAACGAGCAAAGGAAGAACTTGAGGCCCTTGCTCAAACCATTCATCCTAAGAAAGAACCCAGTGATCTTGTTTCCTCACCAAAGGAAGGTGGATTCAGGTTCTACATTCGGAAAGGGCTGGAAAAAGTTCGGTCTCCTTGGGCGAGCAAGAAAAATTAA
- the LOC117924677 gene encoding heat stress transcription factor A-7a-like, translating to MESVVVKEESMGVEVEDSGALWGSSVAAKEEKMLEADGGGESGWCFSSLAAAAAAEVAKPMEGLHEAGPPPFLKKTFEMVEDPETDSVVSWSVARNSFIVWDSHNFSQSLLPKYFKHSNFSSFIRQLNTYGFRKIDSDRWEFANEAFQGGKRHLLKNIKRRRHGCLQQQGSRSGAESVKLQLEAEVESLRKDQNILNVEILRMRQQQETSQNHLTAVEERIRGAECKQKQMFIFMAKAVKNPSFVQQLIQKRQKRELGDGEIGKKRRLASMLSVGSLLEAICSNQTVHCRNQNLVQEEPSLQSEIQSLFCSGIDDESGGSPPEDQEASVISGTGNPDLLSFNNGMLEKLMEEDPICQNEAEELLSGKPSILDFELGEWIEKPVDWSVYVKELMEPQFGCV from the exons atggagtCAGTGGTAGTTAAAGAAGAGAGCATGGGGGTGGAGGTTGAGGATAGTGGGGCGTTGTGGGGGAGTTCAGTGGCGGCCAAAGAGGAGAAGATGCTGGAGGCTGATGGTGGTGGTGAGAGTGGATGGTGTTTTTCGTCTttggcggcggcggcggcggcggagGTTGCGAAGCCGATGGAGGGACTACATGAGGCAGGTCCGCCGCCGTTTCTGAAGAAGACGTTCGAAATGGTGGAGGACCCAGAAACCGATTCGGTAGTGTCGTGGAGCGTGGCTCGTAACAGCTTCATTGTTTGGGACTCCCACAACTTCTCCCAGAGTCTTCTTCCCAAGTACTTCAAGCACAGTAACTTCTCCAGCTTCATTCGCCAGCTCAACACTTAT GGCTTCAGAAAGATTGATTCAGATCGATGGGAGTTTGCAAATGAAGCCTTTCAAGGAGGGAAGAGACATCTGCTGAAGAACATCAAGAGGAGAAGACATGGTTGCTTGCAGCAACAAGGATCCAGATCTGGTGCTGAATCGGTGAAACTCCAATTGGAAGCTGAAGTTGAGAGTCTGAGAAAAGATCAGAACATCTTAAATGTCGAAATCTTGAGAATGAGACAACAGCAGGAGACATCACAGAATCATCTGACTGCGGTCGAAGAGCGCATCCGAGGTGCAGAGTGTAAGCAAAAACAGATGTTCATTTTCATGGCCAAGGCCGTGAAGAACCCTAGCTTCGTTCAGCAGCTAATCCAGAAGAGGCAGAAAAGAGAACTGGGTGATGGTGAAATTGGGAAGAAACGAAGGCTGGCTTCAATGCTCAGCGTTGGGAGCTTGCTGGAGGCAATATGTAGCAACCAAACTGTTCACTGCCGAAACCAAAACCTAGTTCAAGAAGAACCCTCACTCCAATCAGAGATCCAATCGTTGTTCTGTTCAGGCATAGATGATGAATCAGGAGGCAGTCCTCCTGAGGATCAGGAGGCCAGTGTGATATCTGGAACAGGTAATCCagatttattatcttttaataatGGAATGCTGGAGAAACTGATGGAGGAAGATCCCATTTGCCAAAATGAAGCAGAGGAGTTGCTATCCGGGAAACCTTCAATTCTTGATTTTGAATTGGGGGAGTGGATTGAAAAGCCTGTTGATTGGTCTGTGTATGTAAAAGAGCTGATGGAGCCGCAATTTGGTTGTGTTTGA